Proteins from a genomic interval of Arachis hypogaea cultivar Tifrunner chromosome 10, arahy.Tifrunner.gnm2.J5K5, whole genome shotgun sequence:
- the LOC140175604 gene encoding anaphase-promoting complex subunit 5-like, producing the protein MSGILKQPGAFAISPQGFSLHSAQDLCPPAQISLPFPLSSVAHHNRLGLFLLSLTKSCDDILEPKLDELIHQLRMMSQNWMSTWIIDQLMTMLSSLSSPDDLFNFFSDIRGIHGGPDSGAIEDDQIILDLNSNLGIFLRRCVLAFNLLSFEGVCHLLTNIGIYCKEEFSNCPLDKAPSLDDSSSNLEMHLEYENMELENFVYEKVSEEIEARKEANERIPFHLHVPNTLVSLVDDIDVSGDLASKHSEKVRVASPYGDPSSNMLRDDDPSGAVFLRTNWQVQGCLQEQADIIEKNGGVVSLNGFEIVLRQLQKLAPELHRVHFLSYLNSLSHDDYIAALENIHCYFDYSYFKASDRGKKA; encoded by the exons ATGAGTGGGATATTGAAACAACCAGGTGCATTCGCCATCTCCCCACAAGGTTTCAGTCTGCATTCTGCTCAAGATCTATGTCCCCCTGCTCAAATCTCCCTCCCTTTCCCTTTATCCTCAGTTGCCCACCACAACCGCCTCGGATTGTTCTTGCTCTCCCTCACCAAG TCGTGTGATGATATATTGGAACCAAAATTGGATGAACTCATCCATcagttgagaatgatgagccaaAATTGGATGTCGACTTGGATTATTGATCAGTTGATGACTATGCTGTCGTCTCTGTCGTCACCTGatgatttgtttaatttttttagtgaTATACGAG GAATACATGGGGGTCCTGATTCGGGTGCCATTGAAGATGATCAAATTATTTTGGACCTTAACAGTAACCTGGGCATATTTCTTCGGCGCTGTGTGCTTGCTTTCAATTTGTTATCATTTGAG GGTGTGTGTCACCTCTTGACAAACATAGGGATATACTGTAAAGAAGAATTCTCAAATTGTCCTCTTGACAAAGCACCTAGTTTAGATGATTCTAGTAGTAATTTGGAGATGCATTTAGAATATGAGAACATGGAACTGGAGAATTTTGTATATGAAAAGGTTTCAGAAGAAATTGAAGCAAGAAAGGAGGCTAATGAAAGAATTCCATTCCATCTTCATGTACCAAATACGCTTGTGAGTTTAGTTGATG ATATTGATGTTTCGGGTGATTTGGCATCTAAAcatagtgagaaagttagagTAGCTAGTCCTTATGGAGATCCTTCAAGTAACATGCTTAGAGATGATGATCCTAGTGGTGCAGTATTCCTGCGCACAAACTGGCAGGTGCAAGGGTGCTTACAAGAGCAAGCTGATATAATTGAAAA GAATGGAGGTGTTGTCTCTTTGAATGGGTTTGAAATTGTTCTACGACAGCTACAGAAGTTGGCACCTGAACTACATCGA GTTCACTTTCTGAGTTACTTGAATAGTCTTTCTCATGATGATTATATTGCTGCTTTGGAGAATATTCATTGCTACTTCGATTACAG TTATTTTAAAGCAAGTGATAGAGGTAAAAAGGCATAA